From one Lycium ferocissimum isolate CSIRO_LF1 chromosome 7, AGI_CSIRO_Lferr_CH_V1, whole genome shotgun sequence genomic stretch:
- the LOC132063334 gene encoding calvin cycle protein CP12-1, chloroplastic-like: protein MATITGVSLTTPAILAKKSNSPNFKPFNFPCLDKPWKKSSAKFGLVCAAAPDNKLSDLVADSVKGAEEACNENPTSGECAAAWDVVEETSAAASHARDKKKQEDPLENYCKENPETDECRTYDN, encoded by the coding sequence ATGGCAACAATTACTGGTGTTAGTCTCACTACTCCAGCAATCTTAGCCAAAAAATCCAACTCTCCCAATTTCAAGCCTTTTAACTTCCCCTGCCTTGACAAACCATGGAAAAAATCATCAGCTAAATTTGGGCTGGTGTGTGCAGCAGCACCAGATAACAAGCTTTCTGACCTTGTGGCTGACAGTGTGAAGGGGGCAGAGGAAGCATGCAATGAGAATCCGACTAGCGGAGAATGCGCGGCAGCTTGGGATGTGGTGGAAGAGACAAGTGCAGCAGCTAGTCATGCAAGGGACAAGAAAAAGCAAGAAGATCCTTTGGAAAATTACTGCAAGGAAAATCCTGAGACTGATGAGTGCCGTACATATGATAATTGA